From one Populus alba chromosome 17, ASM523922v2, whole genome shotgun sequence genomic stretch:
- the LOC118049545 gene encoding amino acid transporter AVT1I-like, with translation MDTMPHDEISLAVPLLVDKEQHRLGCKLRDVESNYSLTSSGSTSTFKTVFHGLNALSGVGILSIPYALSSGGWLSLILLFVISTAAFYTGLLIQRCMDLDSNIRTYPDIGERAFGNKGRILVSVLMYTELYLVSTGFLILEGDNLQNLFPNMGIEVAGFEIGGRQSSVIIVALIILPTVWLDDMSILSYISASGVIASAIVLISIFWTGAFDGVGFKEKGTLVSWRGIPTALSLYAFCYCAHPVFPTLYTFMKNKRQFSNVMLLCFILCSFSYASMAVMGYLMFGPSVQSQITLNLPTEKLSSRLTIYTTLVSPITKYALMIIPIVNATKSWLPMNGKKRPFSLFIGTALVISNVIVALSLPFFGDLMSLVGAFLSMTASIILPSLCYMKISGTYQRFGFEMVVLWTVVLLGVAVVILGTYTSLLEITRHF, from the exons ATGGACACCATGCCTCATGATGAAATATCGTTGGCTGTGCCTCTCCTAGTTGACAAGGAGCAACACAGGCTAGGATGCAAACTGAGAGATGTGGAATCAAATTACAGTCTTACAAGTTCAGGCTCCACATCTACCTTCAAGACTGTTTTCCACGGACTCAATGCCTTGTCAG GAGTTGGAATCCTTTCAATTCCCTATGCACTATCATCAGGTGGATGGCTGAGCTTGATCCTTCTCTTTGTCATCTCCACTGCAGCCTTTTACACCGGCTTGTTGATCCAAAGATGTATGGATTTGGATTCAAATATCAGAACTTATCCTGATATAGGCGAGCGTGCTTTTGGTAACAAGGGAAGAATTTTGGTTTCAGTTCTCATGTACACAGAACTGTATTTAGTTTCAACAGGATTCCTGATTCTTGAAGGAgataatttacaaaatttattcCCTAACATGGGGATTGAAGTCGCAGGGTTTGAAATAGGTGGCAGACAAAGTTCTGTTATAATTGTGGCCCTTATCATTTTGCCTACGGTTTGGTTGGATGACATGAGCATTCTATCTTATATCTCTGCCAGTGGGGTAATAGCTTCAGCTATCGTTCttatctcaattttttggaCTGGTGCATTTGATGGGGTTGGATTTAAGGAAAAGGGAACGTTAGTGAGTTGGCGTGGAATCCCTACTGCGTTAAGCTTGTATGCCTTCTGTTACTGTGCACATCCAGTCTTCCCCACCCTTTACACTTTCATGAAAAACAAGCGTCAGTTCTCTAAC GTCATGCTTCTGTGCTTTATTTTATGCTCCTTTAGCTACGCATCAATGGCGGTTATGGGTTACCTAATGTTTGGACCAAGCGTTCAGTCGCAGATAACCCTAAACCTTCCAACCGAAAAGCTAAGCTCACGACTGACAATATACACCACACTGGTCAGTCCCATAACAAAGTACGCCCTGATGATCATTCCAATTGTAAATGCTACCAAAAGTTGGCTTCCAATGAACGGCAAGAAAAGGCCATTTAGCCTCTTCATCGGTACGGCTTTGGTGATCAGCAATGTCATTGTAgccctctctctccctttctttGGTGATCTCATGTCGCTGGTCGGAGCATTTTTAAGTATGACAGCTTCTATTATACTTCCATCCTTATGTTACATGAAGATTTCTGGAACTTATCAGCGATTTGGATTTGAGATGGTGGTCTTATGGACTGTAGTGCTTCTTGGTGTTGCTGTCGTGATATTGGGTACTTACACCTCTCTCTTGGAGATAACAAGGCACTTCTAA